The Trichoderma atroviride chromosome 5, complete sequence genome contains a region encoding:
- a CDS encoding uncharacterized protein (EggNog:ENOG41), which produces MSANAITGNTDRAMAVFEDLQKARRPVTSLPCLTDLLWALLASEKRDEARRVVDVVLEYKTKDRDWEGESKDNRYWKHHFWFLAEERGLLEGKEVPDVLRASLRG; this is translated from the coding sequence ATGAGCGCAAACGCCATCACCGGCAACACGGACCGCGCCATGGCCGTCTTTGAGGACCTGCAAAAGGCGAGACGGCCGGTAACGTCGCTGCCGTGCTTGACGGATCTGCTgtgggcgctgctggcgagcGAGAAACGCGATGAGGCAAGGCGGGTGGTGGACGTGGTGCTGGAGTACAAGACAAAGGATCGGGACTGGGAGGGAGAGTCCAAGGACAATAGGTACTGGAAGCATCATTTCTGGTTTTTGGCCGAGGAGAGGGGGTTGCTTGAGGGGAAGGAGGTGCCGGATGTGCTGAGGGCGAGTTTGCGTGGATGA
- a CDS encoding uncharacterized protein (BUSCO:EOG092D3OQJ) has translation MAATSSDYELLTEHFSYPPVSLLDDIINTVNVLADRALDSVERLLLSIPPHKLGFAKKPKQASSEQNPKLSPEEAAKLEIENGTHQLETLLNASIDKNFDIFELYVMQNILTVRPQDQPYMRLSHYAGLEFPAAEEDDGDANDKPTTESITALRRRLQASQKLNAVLESEKAHNEALLRRLRSLLGVDTDATKTEEDQQNAMDQDGAAAATTKPFSFLRDRGGLEESGGEQPITTTTEFTLSQLQSLRALSGSLRKLLPELTVPGDDSTAAASSETGKEPVTPTSWRRERAEYIESSSRKYLETVVGLELGPRGEVRDGEWQGEGRGLNKGEVEGLEKVAALLETGDQMDTT, from the exons ATGGCGGCCACCAGCTCCGACTACGAGCTCCTCACAGAACACTTTAGCTATCCCCCAGTG TCCCTCCtcgacgacatcatcaacacCGTCAACGTCCTCGCCGACCGCGCCCTCGATTCCGTCGaacgcctcctcctctccatcccGCCCCACAAACTTGGCTTCGCCAAGAAACCAAAACAAGCATCATCAGAGCAGAACCCAAAGCTCTCCCCCGAagaggccgccaagctcgaGATTGAAAATGGCACCCACCAGCTCGAAACCCTCCTCAACGCATCTATCGACAAGAACTTTGACATTTTCGAGTTATACGTCATGCAGAACATCTTGACTGTCCGGCCGCAGGACCAGCCGTACATGCGACTGTCACATTATGCCGGGTTGGAGTTTCctgcggcggaggaggatgatggtgatgcaaACGATAAGCCGACTACTGAATCCATCACCGCGCTACGGAGAAGATTACAAGCAAGCCAGAAATTAAACGCCGTGCTGGAATCGGAAAAAGCGCACAACGAAGCCCTTCTGCGACGTCTAAGATCGCTTCTCGGCGTGGACACGGATGCGACCAAGACTGAAGAGGATCAACAAAATGCAATGGATCAGGACggtgcggcggcggcaacaaCGAAGCCGTTTTCCTTCTTGCGCGATAGAGGCGGGCTTGAAgagagcggcggcgagcAGCCCATTACGACGACGACCGAATTTACGCTTTCGCAGCTGCAGTCGCTGCGGGCGCTGTCGGGGTCGCTGAGAAAATTGTTGCCGGAATTGACTGTACCGGGAGATGAtagtactgctgctgcttcctcCGAGACAGGAAAAGAGCCGGTGACGCCAACGTCATGGAGGAGAGAACGCGCAGAGTACATTGAATCTTCGTCGCGAAAGTATCTCGAGACGGTGGTGGGATTGGAGCTTGGTCCGAGAGGAGAAGTGCGAGATGGGGAGTGGCAAGGGGAGGGGAGAGGGTTGAATAAAGGGGAGGTGGAAgggctggagaaggtggCGGCGTTGCTGGAGACTGGGGATCAAATGGATACGACGTGA
- a CDS encoding uncharacterized protein (EggNog:ENOG41): MHASRSICSRCASQLHSLQTRRLGGTALFASLSDAAGLPNAASNSSSGRPATHDKHEEAFGNKQRSYNHGTSKRNPRRVFNGGSGFAKKGPLRASEDSAIALFKDVVNPETKTATRQSSLLGELEIAAKIKELSNRKIDVLEKLEIFKKTISPHLKGYYGQMPKQLLLSATQFLEKTCDEVAERGDTGHSIELSKLYSSIGKTDLDIRNQLVLNLCYAILFQKQDSADRAKLMNELIGLWKHISQLRRRSQEHESLKFSFPQVQDVRRDIADGKATKTHLHPTTRSLAALFLQFTPDQARDIIPGLLATVAVLSDPRFIRSGTYPAMAPLLNLLAVALGNKEGVPESYVSGVFSDRIRFPQAKLSEIQSYVVQQWPQAIEMLQKEDAPWRSHSSPIFNALHIQLRQAYDARDSGTVYSIWQDFKSRLERKPGLAKQLRNNAEFLDYWIFVWCAFRRPRELQETFSLMQRLQIFPTIKTYTGMMHGWKICKDTDKIEALWAKLAGSGMTLDTIIWTERISSLIEAGKPQAGIEALAEMLALWKTAVQNNAQHTAAQPTIEAVNAAFKGLIQVDRKAAFDVLKWAGREQIEPNVRTYNIIIRQSFRDGSPRRSAESAQGHVREQHRAGPRHIHHHPRGSHWRNGPRPSRRPSRSRPPRLPGHCQGRPAPQPGNVRQDALRRVVARQRHRRGHRRRAPAHAPGRLQSDSSHGHHPHRARSQPRPTQHEGH; this comes from the coding sequence ATGCACGCATCTCGCAGCATCTGCTCAAGATGCGCCTCTCAGCTTCACTCACTGCAAACTCGGCGACTCGGTGGCACGGCGCTGTTTGCCTCTTTGAGTGATGCCGCAGGTCTCCCTAACGCTGCATCAAACTCATCATCAGGGAGACCAGCAACTCACGATAAACATGAAGAAGCATTTGGAAACAAACAACGCAGTTACAATCATGGCACATCGAAACGAAATCCCAGGAGAGTCTTTAATGGAGGTTCTGGCTTTGCAAAGAAAGGACCCCTCAGAGCGTCAGAAGATTCTGCCATTGCTCTCTTCAAAGACGTAGTCAATCCAGAGACAAAAACAGCAACACGGCAATCCTCTCTCCTTGGTGAATTGGAAATTGCGGCAAAGATCAAAGAACTGTCTAATAGAAAGATTGATGTTCTTGAAAAGCTCGAGATCTTCAAGAAAACCATTTCGCCACACTTGAAGGGATACTACGGACAAATGCCCAAACAATTACTCCTCTCCGCAACTCAATTCTTGGAAAAGACTTGCGACGAAGTTGCCGAGCGCGGCGATACCGGCCACAGCATcgagctctccaagctttACAGCAGCATAGGAAAGACGGATCTCGATATTAGGAATCAGCTTGTGCTCAACCTCTGCTATGCCATCCTCTTTCAGAAGCAAGACTCGGCAGACCGTGCAAAGCTGATGAATGAACTCATCGGCCTATGGAAACACATTTCACAGCTTCGACGCAGGAGTCAAGAGCATGAGTCACTCAAATTCTCCTTTCCTCAGGTCCAAGATGTCCGACGAGACATTGCCGATGGCAAAGCAACCAAGACGCACCTCCATCCCACGACAAGGTCATTGGCCGCTTTATTCCTCCAATTCACCCCGGACCAGGCCCGCGACATCATCCCAGGCCTCTTGGCGACTGTTGCTGTTCTCTCAGATCCACGATTTATCAGGTCAGGAACATACCCAGCCATGGCCCCTCTCTTGAATCTACTGGCCGTAGCACTTGGGAACAAAGAAGGTGTGCCTGAGTCATACGTATCCGGAGTATTCAGCGATCGTATCCGATTCCCCCAGGCCAAGCTCTCTGAGATTCAATCCTACGTTGTCCAGCAATGGCCCCAAGCGAttgagatgctgcagaaagaAGACGCACCGTGGCGCTCACACTCGTCGCCCATCTTCAATGCTCTCCACATACAGCTCCGGCAGGCATACGACGCCCGCGACAGCGGCACCGTGTACTCCATCTGGCAAGACTTCAAGAGCCGCCTGGAACGGAAACCGGGGCTTGCAAAGCAGCTGCGCAACAATGCTGAATTCCTTGACTATTGGATATTCGTCTGGTGCGCGTTCCGCCGCCCTAGGGAGTTGCAGGAGACATTTAGTTTGATGCAGCGACTGCAGATATTCCCTACCATCAAGACCTATACGGGAATGATGCACGGCTGGAAGATATGCAAGGACACAGACAAAATCGAGGCTCTTTGGGCAAAGCTAGCAGGCTCTGGTATGACGCTTGATACCATCATCTGGACAGAGCGCATCTCCAGTCTCATCGAGGCTGGAAAGCCGCAAGCTGGAATCGAGGCACTTGCAGAAATGCTCGCTCTGTGGAAGACAGCAGTTCAGAATAATGCTCAGCATACAGCCGCACAGCCCACTATTGAAGCCGTCAACGCAGCTTTCAAGGGCCTTATACAAGTCGACCGCAAAGCCGCCTTTGACGTGCTCAAGTGGGCGGGCCGCGAGCAAATCGAGCCCAACGTCCGAACCtacaacatcatcatccgCCAGAGCTTCCGCGATGGCTCCCCCCGACGAAGTGCAGAATCTGCTCAAGGTCATGTCCGAGAACAACATCGAGCCGGACCCCGCCACATTCACCATCATCCTCGAGGAAGTCATTGGCGGAATGGGCCTCGCCCCAGCCGCCGACCAAGTCGAAGCCGTCCACCTCGTCTTCCAGGACATTGCCAAGGCCGGCCTGCGCCCCAACCAGGAAACGTACGGCAAGATGCTCTACGCCGTGTCGTCGCTCGCCAACGGCAccgacgaggccatcgacGCCGTGCTCCAGCACATGCGCCAGGACGACTTCAAAGTGACTCCTCACATGGTCACCATCCTCATCGAGCGCGCTCTCAACCGCGACCCACCCAACATGAAGGACATTGA
- a CDS encoding uncharacterized protein (EggNog:ENOG41) codes for MLSDSAVYIWSPESLAASSSLTPISRQDTSPAEATKKKKRSPPTSPVLSAPSAIQTPLLLRPDAQAQAWLPPPPPSTAKRSVVKVPGTYQPAYEEEEEEHQIPTGPYRADTTGLSTSNLPAPPVRRDHPSNQSPPPYESVVSSAGTRAPPPSLPPRLPPRSGSGTPGRTESPLSALGANPNDLNQGAINRLGAAGISVPAFGIGKASPSYDDDDAPPPPKPPRPVVAPPPQSHLNELQNRFARLGTSNTGSSTGSPTPPSETTTPPVIRAAAPFPAPAPLGSPGLAGKKKPPPPPPKKKPTLSAAAVTPPANDEPPPIPLSTRPSYQ; via the exons ATGCTTTCAGATTCTGCAGTGTATATC TGGAGCCCCGAATCCCTCgcagccagctccagcctcACTCCCATTTCCAG ACAAGACACATCCCCGGCCGAGGccacaaagaagaagaagaggtcgcCTCCCACGTCGCCCGTCCTCTCAGCTCCCTCCGCGATCCAAACTCCTTTGCTCCTCCGCCCAGACGCACAGGCTCAGGCCTGGCTCCCCCCTCCACCTCCTTCCACAGCCAAACGATCCGTCGTAAAGGTACCCGGCACATATCAACCCGCttacgaggaagaggaggaagagcacCAGATACCTACCGGACCATACAGAGCGGATACAACGGGTCTCTCAACTTCTAATCTGCCGGCCCCTCCAGTGAGGAGAGACCACCCGAGCAACCAGAGTCCTCCTCCATACGAGTCTGTCGTCTCCTCCGCCGGCACCAGAGCTCCTCCGCCGAGTCTTCCCCCAAGACTGCCTCCACGATCTGGCTCCGGAACGCCGGGTCGCACAGAGAGTCCATTGTCAGCTCTCGGAGCCAACCCCAACGACCTCAACCAGGGCGCCATCAACAGGCTGGGAGCTGCCGGAATATCCGTCCCGGCctttggcattggcaaagCATCTCCCAGCtacgatgatgacgatgcgcCGCCTCCCCCAAAGCCTCCTCGACCCGTTGTTGCTCCGCCACCGCAGTCGCATCTTAATGAGCTGCAAAACCGCTTCGCCAGACTAGGCACGTCCAACACGGGCTCCTCTACGGGATCGCCAACTCCTCCCAGTGAGACCACTACTCCTCCTGTCATCAGGGCGGCGGCACCAttcccagcaccagcgccgttAGGGTCACCGGGTCTAgcaggaaagaagaagccgccgccacctccgccaaagaagaagcctacgctatctgctgctgcagtaACTCCTCCGGCCAACGATGAGCCGCCCCCCATCCCCTTATCGACCCGTCCATCTTACCAGTAG